A single Chlorocebus sabaeus isolate Y175 chromosome 3, mChlSab1.0.hap1, whole genome shotgun sequence DNA region contains:
- the CCDC70 gene encoding coiled-coil domain-containing protein 70: MATPPFRLLRKMFSFKVSRWMGLACFRSLVTSSPSIRQKKLMHKLQEEKAFREEMKIFREKIEGFREEMWTFRGKIHAFWGQILGFWEEERPFWEEEKSFWKEEKSFWEMEKSFREEEKTFWKKYRIFWKDDKAFWKEDNALWEKDWNLLQEDKALWEEEKALWVEERALLEEEKALWEDKTSLWEEKNALWEEERAFWVERNGHIAREQMLEEFHNANRGQRSLAFSRGRA; this comes from the coding sequence ATGGCCACCCCACCATTCCGACTGTTAAGGAAGATGTTTTCCTTCAAGGTGAGCAGATGGATGGGGCTTGCCTGCTTCCGGTCCCTGGTGACATCCTCTCCCAGTATTCGCCAGAAGAAACTAATGCACAAGCTGCAGGAGGAAAAGGCTTTTCGCGAAGAGATGAAAATTTTTCGTGAGAAAATAGAGGGCTTCAGGGAAGAAATGTGGACTTTCCGAGGCAAAATCCATGCTTTCTGGGGCCAGATCCTGGGTTTTTGGGAAGAGGAGAGACCTTtctgggaagaggagaaaagtTTCTGGAAAGAGGAAAAATCCTTCTGGGAAATGGAAAAGTCtttcagggaggaagagaaaacttTTTGGAAAAAGTACCGCATTTTCTGGAAGGACGACAAGGCCTTCTGGAAAGAGGACAATGCCTTATGGGAAAAAGACTGGAACCTTCTTCAGGAGGACAAGGCCCTGTGGGAGGAAGAAAAGGCCCTGTGGGTAGAGGAAAGAGCCCTCCTTGAGGAGGAGAAAGCCCTGTGGGAGGATAAAACGTCCCTCTGGGAGGAAAAGAATGCCCTCTGGGAAGAGGAGAGGGCCTTCTGGGTGGAGCGCAATGGCCACATTGCCAGGGAGCAGATGCTCGAAGAGTTCCACAACGCCAACAGAGGGCAGCGCTCGCTGGCCTTCTCCCGAGGCAGGGCGTAG